Below is a window of Dehalococcoidia bacterium DNA.
GGCGACAAGGAACAGGCCGGCCACGGCCAGCGACGCGAAGATGGCGTTGAGAAGGTTCTGGCCGTAGGCGTAGTCGGCGAACGGGATGTGTCCCCACAGCCAGCCTATCATGTTGTGCAGCGAGTGGTAGTTGGGGGACGGGCTCAGATAGAGCTGGTACGCGAGATTGACCAGCTTGGCCGGGTCTCCCCACGTGACCGTCGGCGCGAGGGTCTTCACATACAGGGCGAAGGCCCCGAGCAGGACCAGGGCCGTCGTCGCCCAGACGCGCCGGGACATGCGCGCGCCTTCCGTGGGCAGCACGAAGCGCCAGACTCCCGCCAGGTAGCCCAGCCCGTAGCTCACGTGCAGGCACGCGAACACGGCGGGCAGAACGGGCATGTGGTGGAGGCCGTGGCGCAGGGAGAGCCGCGCGGAGAACGCGAGGGCGAGCAGCAGATAAAAGCCCGTCAGGGCCACGAGAGGCAGGGGACCGACGGGCGTCAGCGCCATCGCCAGCTTCCCGGCCAGGGCCAGCACGAAGGCCAGAGGCACCCAGTGCCGGACCGAGAGCGCGCCGGGGGTCACCTGGGCCAGCCGGACGTTCCATATGCCGTTGTTGAAGTACTGCCGCCACAAGCCGCCCAGCGTGGCGCGGCTCCGGTAGCTTGACCGGAGGGCGGGCGTCAGCAGCACCTTGCCGCCGGCCTGCTTGATCCGGTAGTTCATCTCGATGTCCTGGCCCCGCAGCAGATCCTCGTTGAAGAGGCCCACGCGGTCGAACACGTCCCGCCGGAACGCGCCCATGTAGACGGTATCGGCCTCTTCTTCGCTCGTGGCGTGATGGAAGCGTCCGCCGCCCAGGCCGAACCGGCTGTGGTGCGCCAGGGCGATGGCGCCGCCGACGTATCCTTCGCCCGCGGCGCGCATCGGCCCGCCGACGTTGTCCGCGCCCGTGGCCTCCAGGCGCTCGACGCACAGGCGCACGTAGTCAGGCTCCAGTGTGGTGTGCGCGTCCACGCGGACGATGTACCGCCCGCGGGCGGCGCGGATGCCGGTGTTGAGCGCGGCGGGAGTCGTCCCCGTGGGATTGTCCAGGAGTTTGACCCGGCTGTCTTCTCCGGCGATGCGCTCTACGGTGGCGCGAGTGTCGTCGGCGGACATGCCGTCCACGACCAGCACTTCCATTGCGGCCCGCGGATAGTCCTGGGCCAGGATAGACCGCAGGCACAACCCAATGGAGCGGGCCTCGTTGCGGCAGGGCACCACGACGGTGACCAGCGGCGCCTCCCCGACTGTGCGGGTAGGAGAGAGAAGGGGTGCGGGACGTTCGCTCATCGACTCCTGCTATGCCAGGTCGCGCAAAGAGAGCGCAGGCTCGGAAATGATCGTGTTCTCCACGTAGAGGCTATGCCACACCTGAAAGATTATAAGGGCCCACAGGAGGTGTGTATAGTTGCCCGCGCCTCGCGCGTGGCTTTCCCGTATACGCTCCACGGCGGCGGCGTTGAACAGGCCGGCGCGGCCCAGCCGCTCCCGCGACAGCAAGGCGCGCGCGAGAGGCGCCAGGTCGGCCCGCAGCCAGTAGCCGACGGGCACGCTGAATCCCTGCTTGCGACGGTACAGTATCTCGCGCGGCAGGAGACCCTCCATAGCTTGCTTGAGTACGTGCTTCATGTCGGCGCGGGGCAGCTTGATCGAAGGCGGGATGCGCGCGGCGAACTCCATCACCTGGTGGTCGCAGAAGGGCACGCGCAACTCCAGCGAGTGGGCCATGCTCATGCGGTCGGAGTACGTGAGCAGATTGTCCGGCAGATAGGTCGTGATGTCCGCGCGCAGCACCCTGTTCAGCCACGCGTCGTCGGGTTGGGCCGCGAGCGCCCGCCTGACGGACTGCGCACCGTCCGCGCCGTCCAAAGCGTCCCTGAGCGCGGGCGCGTACACCTCGCGGCGGAGCGCCGACGGGACGGCCGTCTGCCAGTTGCAGTAGGCGTCCTCCGGCGAGCCTGTCGCTCCGTCCAGGAACTTGTGCAGGCGCGTGCCCAGCGAGTAGTCGCTGGCGCTTCCCGGTACGGCCCGCGCCGCAAACCGGACGGCGCGCCGCAGCATGGGTGGGAGGCCGAGGTACGACCGCAGCGCTCTGGCGGCGATGTAGCGCGGGTAGCCGCCGAACGCCTCGTCGCCGCCGACGCCGCCCAGCGCCACGGTGACGTGCTGGCGTGCCATCTGGCAGACGTAGTACATGGGGATGGCCGTCTCGTTGGCGAACGGCTCGTCGAAGTGCCACACCACGCGCGGCAGGATGTCGGCGGCCTTCGGCTCCACGGTCATCTCATGGTGCTCGGTGTTGAACTGCTTCGCCACGACGCGGGCGTACGCCAACTCGTCGTACGCGCCGCCAGCGGCGCCCGGCCCCGCGAAGCCGATGCTGAACGTCTTGACCCGCTCGCCGGACTCCCGCGCCATGAGCGCGACGATGGCGCTGGAGTCTATGCCGCCGCTCAGCAGCACGCCCAGCGGAACGTCGCTCAGCAGGTGTGAGCGCACGGCGTCGCGCAGCGTCTCCTGCGTTCGCGACGCCCACTCGGCGTCCGGCACGCCGCGCTCCTCGCTGAAGCGCAGGCCCCAGTAGGGCGCGACGGAGACGGCCCCCTTCTCCGCCACCAGCCGGTGGCCGGGTGGCAGACGACGGATGTCCTTGAAGATGGACATCGGCGCGGGCACGCACAGGAGCGCCAGGTAGGCGTCCAGGGACTGGGGGTCTATCTGGCGCGTCACCCACGGCAGGGGCAGGAGCGCCTTGGCCTCGGAGGCGAAGCCCAGCGAGCCGGGGCCTTGCGTGTAGTACAGGGGCTTGATGCCGAGCCGGTCCACGGCCAGAAGGAGCCGCTGCCGCCGCGCGTCCCACAGCGCGAAGGCGAACATACCGCGCAGTCGTTCCAGGCAGGCGTCGCCGTGCTCCTCGTAGAGGTGGAGGATGACCTCCGTGTCCGCGCGGGAGCGGAACGGATGGCGCGGCTCCAGCTCCTTGCGCAGCTCCGGGTAGTTGTAGATCTCGCCGTTGTAGGCCACCCACAGGCTGCCGTCCTCGTTGGCCATGGGCTGGCGTCCGGCGGGCGACAGGTCGAGGATGGCGAGGCGGCGGAACGCGAGGCCGATGGGGCCGTCCGCGTGCATGCCCTCGTCGTCCGGGCCGCGATGGCGCAGCGTCGCCCGCATCGCGCCGAGGAGGGCGCGGTCCACGGGCTGGCCGTGGCGCAGGTTATAGACGCCGCAGACGCCGCACACTGCTATTCTACGGTCTTGATGTACGTCAGGAGCCAGCCGTTGGCGAAACTATAGGGAAGGCTATCGGCAAGCCTCGCATCCCAAGCACGCAGGCGCATACTCTTGCCAAAAACAGTGTCCCAGGGCATGAAGCCTTTGAGGAAGCTGGTGCTACCT
It encodes the following:
- a CDS encoding glycosyltransferase, with the protein product MSERPAPLLSPTRTVGEAPLVTVVVPCRNEARSIGLCLRSILAQDYPRAAMEVLVVDGMSADDTRATVERIAGEDSRVKLLDNPTGTTPAALNTGIRAARGRYIVRVDAHTTLEPDYVRLCVERLEATGADNVGGPMRAAGEGYVGGAIALAHHSRFGLGGGRFHHATSEEEADTVYMGAFRRDVFDRVGLFNEDLLRGQDIEMNYRIKQAGGKVLLTPALRSSYRSRATLGGLWRQYFNNGIWNVRLAQVTPGALSVRHWVPLAFVLALAGKLAMALTPVGPLPLVALTGFYLLLALAFSARLSLRHGLHHMPVLPAVFACLHVSYGLGYLAGVWRFVLPTEGARMSRRVWATTALVLLGAFALYVKTLAPTVTWGDPAKLVNLAYQLYLSPSPNYHSLHNMIGWLWGHIPFADYAYGQNLLNAIFASLAVAGLFLVAYRITWSLFAAFVAASAVAVSHTFWWMATMNESYAPLYLFLAVCLLCAVLWVQTGRERWLYLFGFTFMLSTGNNTLLLAFAPAFAAYLLLASARDLLQVRRLGLLAVSALAGYLPTLFTFYLRLQVQNPELLLSFMTSTSMFYYYYPSSTPFGLLRYAAYILYQFPSPLLLMGAAGLAVTWRRDKRLFVLLAGIFIIDVGLISGYMRQRAPELLVPSYIVFALMGAVALDAFVRGGAWRMLERKLYGPATARGALALACVVLPVAVYYATPPLLGRMGWEPLGIRSLPYRDNARYFYLPDKSGYDGARRFAEDVFATVAPNAIIVADFTPYEPLQYLQLVEKKRPDVTLLAVGTLDEPPLDLRFVQENISKRPIYLVAPDAYPEGFRLADLTRSYDLVPQGPVFRLAPRGGG
- the asnB gene encoding asparagine synthase (glutamine-hydrolyzing) → MCGVCGVYNLRHGQPVDRALLGAMRATLRHRGPDDEGMHADGPIGLAFRRLAILDLSPAGRQPMANEDGSLWVAYNGEIYNYPELRKELEPRHPFRSRADTEVILHLYEEHGDACLERLRGMFAFALWDARRQRLLLAVDRLGIKPLYYTQGPGSLGFASEAKALLPLPWVTRQIDPQSLDAYLALLCVPAPMSIFKDIRRLPPGHRLVAEKGAVSVAPYWGLRFSEERGVPDAEWASRTQETLRDAVRSHLLSDVPLGVLLSGGIDSSAIVALMARESGERVKTFSIGFAGPGAAGGAYDELAYARVVAKQFNTEHHEMTVEPKAADILPRVVWHFDEPFANETAIPMYYVCQMARQHVTVALGGVGGDEAFGGYPRYIAARALRSYLGLPPMLRRAVRFAARAVPGSASDYSLGTRLHKFLDGATGSPEDAYCNWQTAVPSALRREVYAPALRDALDGADGAQSVRRALAAQPDDAWLNRVLRADITTYLPDNLLTYSDRMSMAHSLELRVPFCDHQVMEFAARIPPSIKLPRADMKHVLKQAMEGLLPREILYRRKQGFSVPVGYWLRADLAPLARALLSRERLGRAGLFNAAAVERIRESHARGAGNYTHLLWALIIFQVWHSLYVENTIISEPALSLRDLA